From a region of the Balaenoptera musculus isolate JJ_BM4_2016_0621 chromosome 15, mBalMus1.pri.v3, whole genome shotgun sequence genome:
- the ALDOA gene encoding fructose-bisphosphate aldolase A, giving the protein MPHQHPALTPEQKKELSDIAHRIVAPGKGILAADESTGSIAKRLQSIGTENTEENRRFYRQLLLTADDRVNPCIGGVILFHETLYQKTDDGRPFPQVIKAKGGVVGIKVDKGVVPLAGTNGETTTQGLDGLSERCAQYKKDGADFAKWRCVLKIGEHTPSTLAIMENANVLARYASICQQNGIVPIVEPEILPDGDHDLKRCQYVTEKVLAAVYKALSAHHVYLEGTLLKPNMVTPGHACTHKYSHEEIAMATVTALRRTVPPAVPGITFLSGGQSEEEASINLSAINKCHLLKPWALTFSYGRALQASALKAWGGKKENLKAAQEEYIKRALANSLACQGKYTPSGKAGAAASESLFISNHAY; this is encoded by the exons ATGCCCCACCAACACCCAGCACTGACCCCGGAGCAGAAGAAGGAGCTCTCTGACATCGCTCACCGGATCGTGGCTCCGGGCAAGGGCATCCTGGCTGCAGATGAGTCCACCG GGAGCATTGCCAAGCGACTGCAGTCCATTGGCACTGAGAACACCGAGGAGAACCGGCGCTTCTACCGCCAACTGCTGCTGACTGCCGACGACCGCGTGAATCCCTGCATTGGGGGCGTCATCCTCTTTCATGAGACGCTCTACCAGAAGACAGATGATGGGCGTCCCTTCCCGCAAGTTATCAAAGCCAAGGGCGGTGTTGTGGGCATCAAG GTAGACAAGGGTGTAGTACCCCTGGCAGGAACAAACGGCGAGACAACCACCCAAG GGCTGGATGGGCTGTCGGAGCGCTGTGCCCAGTACAAGAAGGATGGAGCTGACTTTGCCAAGTGGCGCTGTGTGCTGAAGATAGGGGAACACACCCCCTCCACCCTCGCCATCATGGAAAACGCCAACGTCCTGGCCCGTTATGCCAGCATCTGCCAGCAG AATGGCATTGTGCCCATCGTGGAGCCTGAGATCCTCCCTGATGGGGACCATGACTTGAAACGCTGTCAGTATGTAACCGAGAAG GTGCTGGCTGCTGTCTACAAGGCTCTGAGTGCCCACCACGTCTACCTGGAAGGCACCTTGCTGAAGCCCAATATGGTAACCCCAGGCCACGCCTGCACCCATAAATATTCTCACGAGGAGATTGCCATGGCAACTGTCACAGCGCTGCGTCGCACAGTGCCCCCCGCTGTCCCTG GGATCACCTTCCTATCTGGAGGCCAGAGTGAGGAGGAGGCATCCATCAACCTCAGCGCCATCAACAAGTGCCACCTGCTGAAGCCGTGGGCCCTGACCTTCTCTTATGGCCGAGCCCTGCAGGCCTCTGCCCTGAAGGCCTGGGGTGGAAAGAAGGAGAACCTGAAGGCTGCCCAGGAAGAATACATCAAGCGAGCCCTG GCCAACAGCCTTGCCTGCCAAGGAAAGTACACCCCAAGTGGTAAGGCAGGGGCTGCAGCCAGTGAGTCCCTCTTCATCTCTAACCATGCCTACTAA